TGGAGTGTAGCCGAAAAAGACTGTCCACGGCTTCCATGAATCCTCCAGAAGGGATAACGCGAGTGTAAGTGTGGAATGTGCGGCAGTGATTTCCCAATCCAGATGTGCACCGCAACATAGTAACTTTCGAACGTCAACGAGCGCTTGtgttacttgtttttttttttctactttcttCTCTTGTAAGCTTCATGAATTACATTCTACTGAAGGAAATACCCCCCGTAATACAGCGCTCAAATATATGTGACAATATATGTCAAAGCTTCAGGACATCGTAAATAAtaacaaagacatttttttcttcgaATTGCATACCTACTGTTTTAgatttttaaataacaattttATATTAAGGACAATATGGTCACATAAACACATAAAGTTTGATTTGaatgttcacatttttaaattggacttaaaattatttttctgttgCTTACGTTTTGACCAACCTGGTAATGAAGGgttgatataataataatatatatagtaACGTATGAAATAATATCTAgatttttacaaacatttcaaaGGAAATTCCCAAGGCACTTATGCAATTCTTGATATCTAACTATTATCATGTTACACACTCTGTGGTGGTAAGACTTTAAAAGCCTTATTAGAAAATGAATGTAACGTGTAGTACATTTCAGATTACACGTTTTGTTACTTATTTGTGAAGTGTTTAAACATCCAAATACATTTGTAGGTAgctaatttaatttaatccatTGTAACTTTGGACTTATCATGCCAAAACTTTATCTTTCATGTACTTGATGTAAGGAGTTTCATATGTTTTAATTTGGTGTTGGCCTTTTTGGTATATTGGTGGTGTTTATGTATTCAAAGTACCTCAGAGGACATAATTTAGAAGTAAATTACGTGTATAATTTGTTTTTTAGTATGATGAACCACAACGAACTGGTTGCTTTCCCTTCCCTTGGAGACATTTCCACTAACATTACCTCACTTTCATTGTAAGTATAACCCCAATTATAGATGTTCTGGTATTATTTGACTAATGTCAAGCGGTtgaagcaacattattgttaATATGTCTGAAACAAGGATCCACAATCGGATTTCTGAGCTCCATGGGCATCAACTGCAGCCGTTTCTATCCTTGGAGACATTGGACCTGACCTCTAATTCCATCACTGAGCTGAAAGTTGGGTCCTTCCCCTCCATGCAACTGAAATATCTGTGAGTTCACGTATTTACTTTCACATACACTTGCGTGTTCTGTTATTTTTAGAGGTGCACTGCTCACAGTCGTCTGGCTGATCACCTGTTTGTGAAAAGCCTGATGTATATATACTTATCTTtaattttgtatttcattttattttttttcagatacTGATTTTGCTGTTCATGACTGACTGAATATACTTTCAATATTGTAGTATTGTTTATTGAATTAATTATAGTGAAATCCGTGAGTACAGCAGTATTTAGTGTGTGTTAGATATGATGATTAGATCGCTTTCCAAAAAAGGAATTTGCTGCTCACAATCCTGCAGAATATCAGCACCGATTGATCAGCCTGCATTCCTAAATATTTCCCTTAAATACACAGCCGTAGGTGTAATGTTACTTCCAGTTTCATTCTCCAATATTCTTCTGATCCCCCGGGTTAACAACCTGCAGCCCTTGCAGTTGTTTTAGATTTTCTGGATCAAATGTTCACTATCGTTTGCGTATTTCCAGCTTTTCAGCTGAAGTGTTGTCTCACTCAAAGCACAACATCTGCCTCTGATGCTATGTTCAGATGTAGCTGgctattttcagaaacaaacatttcagaccAAGTTAGCCAATCATCCATCCTTGCCCGCTTATCCCGAAAATAGCAACAACAGCAAAGCTTTATTGTTTATCGCCCAAACAACGTCTCTGCCCCTCCATCTAATAGAGCAGCAGCAAATGCAAATGTGCAAAGAGGGCTTGTGAAAGGTGCTGCTGCCCTGGAGGAATCCATGCTGGTTACACTTTCGATGCGAGTGCGAGTTCTGTCCCTTTAGTTGCTCAATTTATTTGCTAAAATGTTACTGGAATTACTAGTTTCGAGGCACTAATTCTTTGTTTGCGTATTAACAAAGGgatatttctttgtttctaaAAAAATGATCTCAGTCTCAACGGGCCTCACCTGCCAAAACTAAGTCAGACAGACCAACGGCTGGGACACAAATGTTACAACAACAAAGCCACTGGTAGAGTGTCTCAAATTTGTTTGGTGACTATCAAATTTGAAAGCAATCATGAAACCAGGTCTGATTTTTATCTTTTGATAATTTTTATCTTGATCCGGGCATTGTTAATATCGTGCAGGTGCTGTTATGGCGCCACTTAGATCCCAGCAAGCCTCAACATCAAGCTCATTGCTGCTCATTGTACAACATTAACTAAGCACAAATGTACAAAATGGACTTGAATAAACCTACAAGTTGTGCTGCCTTCTGTTATGAAAGGTGCTTTGTATTAATATTCTGTTGACCCACAAACGCGTGACACACAATTGTAGATAATAAATGCGAGAACTGCTCCACAAGTCATTTAACTTAGCTCCTCCACATACATATGTGTGTTCTGTTTTCTACttctcatttgatttttttatttttattttaataggaATTTGAGTAACAACAAGATCAGCGTCCTCGAGCCTGGCTGCTTTGAGAACATCTCCAGCACCCTGCTGGTGCTAAAGCTGAACAGGAATAGATTGACTGGCCTGCCATCTAAAGTCTTCAAGCTTCCACATCTTCAGTtcctgtgagttttttttttcttcctctgatgTGTTTGCAAGTCTTTCtggttttgtttgattttgattgtgttttgtttcaactCCAACCAGTGAAATAAAGCGCAACAAGATTAAGATCGTGGACAGTCTAACATTCAAAGGGATGGATTCGCTCAAGTCTTTGAAGATGCAGAGAAACGGCATCACTAAACTCATGGATGGAGCCTTTTTTGGCCTGATTAACATTGAAGAATTGTGAGTCTGCCTGCGTTATGGGGGCTGATAGTTAATTAGTAAAGGGGCACATTGATAGTTTCACCAACCATATTGTGTGGCTGATCTCTCAGTGTGTGGGGAAGTGTGATATTTGAAATGATGGGGATTTTGTAATGGCTGGTCAAATAACACTTTATAAaggcattgtttgttttgtttttgttttgcaaagaaAATGGTTTGAAATGGGGaactctgttttttatttttatataattttttttgtctcagagAGCTGGAGCACAACAACCTTACTGAAGTCAACAAAGGCTGGCTGTATGGCCTTCGCATGCTGCGAATCCTGCGAGTCAGTCAGAACACCATCGGCATCATCCGACCAGATGCCTGGGAATTCTGCCAGAAGCTTGAAGaactgtgagtgttttttttttatacaaagtCATCCTCATATGCTGTCAGATCCTTGTGTGGTGTAATTCTCTTGTTGTGATAGCCTTGTCTCACTCAAATTTCACGCTGAATTTTCTTGTTCATCATTTCGTGCAGCGATCTCTCCCTGAATCATCTGACTAGACTGGAGGAGAACGCATTTGTTGGCTTGGGCCTGCTGGAGAGCCTCAATTTGGGCCACAACTCTATCAGTCATTTAGGAGAGAAAGTGTTCAGCAGCCTTGTTTCTCTTCGTACACTGTAAGTGCAAACCCATGTTTCAAGTACTTAGTAAGACTGTTCTATCACTTGCCAATGGTTAGAGGACAGTAGGCTATAGGAGTACTGTTGCCTGGCTGTATCGTTTAGAAATGACCAAGCATTCAATTTAGTTTTTTGTCCTCCTCAGCATTAAGGTTTCAAAGAGCCTTTAAAACATGATGGAATATTGTTGGTCTGAAACCAACAAGTTGTCCCGGATCTAGTGTCCTGCTGTGGAACTCAATAGTTGACAAAGTTTGCATCAAAATTCTAATCTATCTTTATTACAAAACTGGAATGGAACCGTGCAATGGGTTGAGTGTCCACTGTGGTCAGTGCCAGGAAAACATGACTTGTTCTGGTTTGGGGTGGGGAtctgtttccttttttaataatttagcAAGCTGTAGTGGAATTGCATTAATATATGTCAAGTGCTTAGAGCCTTATTGCTGTCTTTGAAAGTGTAATgacaaaaaacgtgttttttctGAATACACACCAGGTTTCTTCCTCTGGATTGTTGCGTTTTGTAGTAATTATGTTTAAGTATGAGGTGTGGTGATATCCACTTTTACGTCAGTGGTGGAAAAGTGTCTGGATGAAATGTAGCTGTGAACTCATTATTTTGCTGTGCAAAGTTGCAGTGAGAAAGAGGTCAACTGTGGGAGTTTGACACACCATCTTgggtgttttcatgtgaaaggGGGAACTGCAGAGTGGCGGAATTCTTTCAAAGGTGGTCAGGCATgaggaaagagaaacaaaagagtCCATGACCCACTGTGTAAACACAAGGCATCTCTGGGATTTCACTGCACCCTAAAACTCTTTTCTGCCCTCATCAGAGCTGGGGGACGCAGGGGGCGGGGACTATTGCAAACTGGTGTGAATGGTTATCTAAAGCAGGTTCATTGCAGCACTATACTCTTGTCAAAGCAATCAACATATAAACTGTTTTACAGAGACATCCGGAATAATGTCATCTCCTGGGCCATCGAAGACTCTATCGGCGTGTTTGAAGGCATGAAGAAGCTGAGCACACTGTGAGGACACGTCTGAAATGCATTCATAAAtgcaaatataaatgaatacaagCTGGCCAATTTTAAGTcttaatcttttgtttttcaattgtaaatatatttaaatcataGCACTGATTGATGGCCTACTTTTTCTTTTGCGGTTACATTCCAGCCAGATTATGTGTCTGATAATAGTCCCTTATGAACTATTGTAGAGTACAGCGCGATTTACAAATATCTTACTGTTTCCATTTAAAAGTGTCCTAGTGTGGCATCAGTATCAAACTATTTTTAGTAATAAATCAAGCATTGAAAGTGGAAAATATAGCAGTTGTTCCCTCACTTATAAACATGACTTAATATCttaatttttcttttcaggaaccTGCAACATAACAAAATCAAATCGATTACCAAGAAAGCCTTCGAGGGCCTGGATGAGATGGAGCATCTGTGAGCACTTATTGTTTGTCACTCCCCTTCACCCATGAACGAGTGTCACATAAATGTATTTCTCTTACAGGGACCTCAGCAGAAATGGCATCATGTCAATACACCCGGAGTCTCTGACACATTTAAAGCTCAAGGAGTTGTAAGTAGAAATATGAATGATTTGGCTGCTATTATTGTTTTTGAAGATCTTTTAAAGGTCTTTTTCAGCCCTTTCACATTGTACGCTTGGAATGCTATTAGtggctaaataaaaaaaaaaagtcacttccAAGGGAATGCAGATGGTATACACCATCTCATCTCCATATGGAACTAGTGCAGGAAATGTCAGGTGGGATTGCTGCCTATGATCCTTAGGCATATTTCTAAAAGTGGGTAGGAACATGAGTCAAATAGCATTGCCATGTTGAGTTCTTAAATAGCTGTTTGCGTTAAGCACATGAGGCAGGCTGATCTCTGTAGAAAATGTGTGGTTTATTTTGTTAACTTGCCATGTAACATCAAATGAAAATACTGAACTACATCAGGGATCATGCTGCCTGAGCCATGTTGCTATCAGACCCCAAGATTAGGGAGAGAAAAAAGATATGACAGAAGTAAACCAAGGTTGCTTTGATTATGGTCCATGTAGCTGGGAGGTCGGCGACCTGTGATTCTTGAGCCTCCCGGTTGCAGTCGGGTCattgtattttgttgttgaGACAGGTAGAATAATGTTTACACGCTGCAATAGATTTTGCTGTGCCTGTTGTCTTGCGTGGTAGAGTAAACAAAATGGTGCTTTTGATAGTTAAGGTTGCTGACCTGTGTGATATCTTTATTGGATGTGGGTTTTTTTATTGGAGaaaaattattaaatatttggttttgttcacAAGTCAAACTCGGACAGCTTTTTTTTCATGGGTGATAGGTGAGTCTAACCTTTTCACCCCATCTGTGGAGTAAATAATAAGATGACCTGTCAATGAAATCTAACATGATCTGGATGGCACTTTGGTTTTAACACTTTAAAGAACATCCATCACCCGAGCATTAACCCTATTTTTAACTAAGTGATTCTTGAAGTAGTGCTTTGACAGAGTGGGAGGTAAAATAACATCATTAGAATCATGTTCAGATGATTTGTATGGAATTTCCCTCTATGtaacttttcagtgaacaaTTACACCCCCGTTGTGTTATTTTGTGCCAATAATGTGATTGAATGGgcttttcatttattcaaaggAGATCTGCTTTGTGTGATTCATAATTGCTATCGTGAGACAATGTTGATTCGCTCCTCGTTAGAGACATGTAGCCGATGTGAAATCATGTTTAATTAAGTCTTAATTATGTCTTTTGCAATTGACAGCCGGTTTTAAGCACAATGCTGCAAAAATGATTTGAACGTTGGTGCCTCTGCGTCACATTTAATTTCAAACACTCATTCTGACATGGAGTCGTATCCATCCTGGAGTCGTACACAAAGCTGAACATGACATGCTGCTACATTTCGGTCACAACGGAAATcaaaaaatcatgttttcatgttaagTGACTTGATCTGCTTTCATCTCCGCTGGAGTGTGCTCATCACTGCCAAGCAGACAAGATCAACCCTGAGCCTCACACATGCATATTATAATTCTGTCTATTCCTGTCTGTCTTGTTAGCATCCTGAACACGAGCAGCCTGCTGTGTGACTGTCATATGCGGTGGTTCGGGCCGTGGCTGACCGACACTCGGTTTGAGTCTTCAGTGACGGCAGTGTGTGCTCATCCTGCAAGTCTACTGGGCAGAAGTGTCCTGTCCGTCACTCCAGATGAGTTTATCTGTGGTcagtttctgtttaaaaaaagtttatttcatgtttgtgttttagtgTTCCATGAAACCTCTCGGGTTTAGATAACGCCATTGCTATTGCTACCTGATTTGATTCTATGGCGTGTTAAGACTGGCAGATATCGACGTCTGTTTGAAACACCGTTCTTGTTATAAAAGTCATAGCAGGCTTATGTCTGTCCACAGATGATTTCCCGAAACCTCAGATCACAACTCACCCCGGAACATCGGTTGCCCTGCGAGGAAACAATGTGACGCTAAGCTGCGTTGCGTCCAGCAGCAGCGATTCACCGATGACCACGGCGTGGAGGAAAGATGGCGAGGTGCTTTACGATGCAGAAGTACAAAACTATGCCCGGTACCAACGCGGTGAACTCATCTACACCACCGTGCTTCATCTCCTCAACGTCAACTTCACCGACGAAGGACGGTATCAGTGCGTGGTGTCCAATCACTTTGGGGCCAACTACTCCAACAGAGCCACACTTACTGTCAACGGTGAGAATGAGCGTCTTTACTTTTGTGCACTGTTTCAGAACCTTATTGGTAACATGAATGGTTGTCTAAATTAAAAGTTCAGTCTGTGGAAGGTGATGCCGAGTTCTTCTGAGATTTAACTGTAAATCTGTTAAGTAGATTATCAAGGACGCCTTGCAGGGAGTGGAAAATAAGACTTGTCAATTGAAAGATAGAAAGATTGATATGCCCTGCAGCCGTCTAGAGACAGAAATATTTTGACCAGATGTGATTGTCgatttatttccatccttgTAGCTCCCCTATATCAGTCTTAACACCTGCCAACATCTTATTTATGTTTCAGAGCTGCCGTCTTTTCTCAAGACCCCCATGGATCTGACCCTCCGGACCGGGACCCTGGCCAGGCTGGAATGCGCTGCTGAAGGACATCCATCACCTCAAATTGCCTGGCAGAAAGATGGAGGAACTGACTTCCCTGCTGCCCGGGAGAGACGCATGCATGTGATGCCTGATGACGACATCTTCTTCATTGCTGATGTTAAGACGGAAGACATGGGGGTCTACAGCTGCACGGCTCAAAATGCAGCCGGCAGTTTGTCTGCAAATGCAACACTCACTGTGCTGGGTGAGTCATGCCTTAGTGGGTCGCTTCATTTAGCTGtcattttcactttctgttCATTTAATGTCGAGTTTTTCAAACTGTCTAACATTGTCATTCATCTTTTATTGACCTGACATTTATTCACGTTATTTGAAATTACAGTTCTATGCATACTACGTAATTAATATTGGGTAACATTGTCCTCAAGGTGAAACAGATGGCAAAGTTTCATAAAGCATATCATTTCTGATCTGTTTGCCTTTCTCAGAAACTCCTTACATCATGCGAGCTCTGGAAGACAGAACAGTTGCCCGAGGAGAAACCGCCGTGCTCCAATGTATCGCTGGTGGAAGTCCTGCCCCGCGCCTCAACTGGACCAAAGACGATGGGCCACTGGTTCTCACCGAGCGCCACTTCTTTGCTGCAGCTAACCAGCTGCTAATAATTGTTGACGCTGGTCCCACCGACGCCGGAAAGTATACCTGCATCATATCCAACACACTGGGTACCGAACGTGGCCACATCTACCTAAGTGTCTCACCCTCACCCAACTGTGATACCGGCGTCGGGTATGTCCAGTATGGCCAGGACGGCTGGACCACCGTGGGCATTGTGGTCATAGTGGTGGTTTGCTGTGTGGTGGGAACCTCGCTGGTCTGGGTGATAGTCATCTACCACATGCGCAGGAAGAGCGAGGACTACAGCATCACCAGCACAGGTTTGTGTTTGTAAGGTTGTGTGACAGATCTTGTAACAAATCCttaatgatttgtttttctcagatgaaaTGAATCTATCACCGGACATCCCAAGCTACTTGTCCTCTCAGGGAACTTTGTCAGAACCTCAGGAGGGCTACAGTAACTCTGAGGCTGGCAGCCACCAACAGCTAATGCCTCCTCTGTCCAATGGTTACGTCCATAAAGGTGCCGATGGTAAGATGTTGTTTTTTGGATGAATAATACTAGTTTGTATTAGATTAATTTATCTTTAAAACTGTTCATTACAACTTCAATAATAGCACAATGACTATCTATTGATAATCTGAAGAAGAAGTAAATTGCATAAATTACCGAAGTATAAAACGCCATAACAATAAACAGTGCTATAACAATAGATTGCCGCAAGGAAGTTCAGTGTGAAGTATAGGAGATTGTTAAAATGAGagtcaacaaaaaacaatgtgaggAAACTGCTGAAATAGGAAAAAATGAACGTCATGGGAGATGTTGCTGTTGAAAGATAAATTACAAGAACATGCTCAAGAGAGCAGgaaatgaatagtctggtaacTATGAGCATGGAAGTAATCATCATAATGAAGGAATCATCTGTAGAGACAGAGGATGGATTTGGAGAGCAGGGCAAGAGCAATGAATGTGATGATATGTTCTGTGCCAGAAGAAATGGAAGCTGATTATCTCTCAGAAACCTTATCAAGAACAAGGTGCAATACAAGTCGAGATTTGTTATCGATCTGAAAAgaatataaaagaaaatgaggGGATGCGGAAGGTGAGGAAGTGTAACGAAAAGGCCAGTAACACCAATGAGTCAGGCATGTTATACTTACTCTTTGTATCTCTTTATCTGTCGTACCTTATTTTGGTGAACTCTCTGGAAAAACAACTCAATTCATTTTAGTCGTTGACTTTTGGGTTCTCACATGTCTTTTCTTAAAAATTTGGTACCTTTTTTGGGTGGATTCCACCACTGAGAATCTCATTTTTTTactgcattatttttattttttttttattttcagaagaAAGTTTTCTGTTTTCCCAGTCAGGACTGAGCTCTGTGTGTTTTGCAGGGGTGTGTTACGGAGATGGAGGCAGCGAGGTAGACCCTGATGGCAACATGATGCACTGCAGGTCTCTCTTTACTGGCAGGAGCAGTTTCCACCCCGGAGAGCCCTGCGAGGGTTTAGCGTCCGCCCCAACAAGTTAGTGTTACTCTTGATGTCATGAGTGGCTCCTTTAGGTGTATGTCATTGGAAGATTTTTGAttcctttcccagaacaaatgggcccctGGGGTCCAATCAATAGAACTGATCCATCGctcttcatttgtgatcaataaccatatttgaTCCCCTTACACGTAAATacaccaaaaccttgtgaaatgacttgaaatcatgtcatcatcgcaaagatatttatttttcatcgaaaagtccaaccagcagcagaaccaggtgcaacgCATGAacccacagaaaaaaaagaatatacaCTTGAAtaaacacttgatgcaaactgttgaaaaattggacaaaactgaataaaattccgaataaaataaatataataaaaccctgtctaaatataatacaaaaaagtattttacttcaactccaaagaagatataagtaaagtgtcaATGAAATTATCGCCATAAAATGCTCCAAATAATTTTCAGAACTACTTCAATagatttcatgaacagtgtttacagGTGGGCAGTGCTCTAAGCCTTTTACCCCTAGTAGCTGGGATTGGCTGCTGCTCCTTCAaagaagcatcagaaaataaatgacatgttCTCTCTTTTGCCACCAGGCGGAGCTGGCCAACTGGTCATCTGCTCTGATTGCTACGACAATGCCAACATCTACTCACGCACCAGGGAATACTGTCCCTATGACTTCTA
Above is a window of Synchiropus splendidus isolate RoL2022-P1 chromosome 6, RoL_Sspl_1.0, whole genome shotgun sequence DNA encoding:
- the lrig2 gene encoding leucine-rich repeats and immunoglobulin-like domains protein 2; this encodes MAEDWPVPSTLVFLLLSLCAWAVESCPAPCSCSVGPDGFHVLECSRKRLSTASMNPPEGITRVMMNHNELVAFPSLGDISTNITSLSLIHNRISELHGHQLQPFLSLETLDLTSNSITELKVGSFPSMQLKYLNLSNNKISVLEPGCFENISSTLLVLKLNRNRLTGLPSKVFKLPHLQFLEIKRNKIKIVDSLTFKGMDSLKSLKMQRNGITKLMDGAFFGLINIEELELEHNNLTEVNKGWLYGLRMLRILRVSQNTIGIIRPDAWEFCQKLEELDLSLNHLTRLEENAFVGLGLLESLNLGHNSISHLGEKVFSSLVSLRTLDIRNNVISWAIEDSIGVFEGMKKLSTLNLQHNKIKSITKKAFEGLDEMEHLDLSRNGIMSIHPESLTHLKLKEFILNTSSLLCDCHMRWFGPWLTDTRFESSVTAVCAHPASLLGRSVLSVTPDEFICDDFPKPQITTHPGTSVALRGNNVTLSCVASSSSDSPMTTAWRKDGEVLYDAEVQNYARYQRGELIYTTVLHLLNVNFTDEGRYQCVVSNHFGANYSNRATLTVNELPSFLKTPMDLTLRTGTLARLECAAEGHPSPQIAWQKDGGTDFPAARERRMHVMPDDDIFFIADVKTEDMGVYSCTAQNAAGSLSANATLTVLETPYIMRALEDRTVARGETAVLQCIAGGSPAPRLNWTKDDGPLVLTERHFFAAANQLLIIVDAGPTDAGKYTCIISNTLGTERGHIYLSVSPSPNCDTGVGYVQYGQDGWTTVGIVVIVVVCCVVGTSLVWVIVIYHMRRKSEDYSITSTDEMNLSPDIPSYLSSQGTLSEPQEGYSNSEAGSHQQLMPPLSNGYVHKGADGVCYGDGGSEVDPDGNMMHCRSLFTGRSSFHPGEPCEGLASAPTSGAGQLVICSDCYDNANIYSRTREYCPYDFYGEDDSLDKTLPGLKENFSAPHEDAPLESFISNRDPASAFLSSHDKRASSHAPPEPGANDSLCRSFWRDGEGSSPRTGSSQHLATRFKTPSVTVEEQSETESKQLHTSASSRTKSQDHPAPT